From a region of the Paenibacillus lutimineralis genome:
- a CDS encoding GTP-binding protein, which produces MAQSRTKRLNVGIFAHVDAGKTTTTEHILFESGRTRELGSVDEGTALTDSMDVERQRGISVRSALTAFHWNGAQINLVDTPGHVDFLSEVERSLRVMDCAVLIVSAVEGVQAQTEMIWNGLRRLGIPTLLFVNKMDRVGADSEAVLEQIRKHLSPDAIPLQIPLGREQEFRGTIHLLDEYWENGEESPANNRPEHGGNGVNRTIENRNDEEERNLEEARNRLYDFLAERDDALFEAYLENNTVPEERWMSTMSEMIRKALIFPVMYGAASRGIGIPALLDAIVQYLPDAGGNPQGALSGIVFKIERDKMMGRMAYVRVYEGSMRNRDIVYNHTQGIQEKVTQIRKVEGGRTEDLGLLEAGDIAAVCGLTQVRIGDVLGGPEAIPPEAHLAVPLLTVRVHWANEEQYPQVVQALQELSDEDPLLDVQWLQDERELHAKVMGPIQLEILSSILETRYGLSVTFGQPSVIYKETPLQSGEGFIAYTMPKPCWAILRFKIEPGPRGSGLVYESQVKSEDLLAQYQNEVQRRVPEALMQGLHGWEVTDLKVTLIYGQHHVWHTHPLDFAVATPMGMMDGLANTGTALLEPMLRVRIIVPEENGGRVMNDLVQMRGTYDPPVLQGERMLIEGRVPLATSMNYPVELSSYTKGRSTFASFFDGYEPCPPEVKAVRQRRGVSPLDQAKYILSVRKALQG; this is translated from the coding sequence AAACGGCTAAACGTCGGTATATTTGCGCATGTGGATGCGGGAAAGACGACGACGACAGAGCATATTCTATTTGAGAGCGGCCGAACTCGGGAATTGGGAAGCGTGGACGAGGGGACTGCTTTGACTGATTCTATGGACGTAGAGCGGCAGCGTGGCATCTCCGTGCGATCAGCGCTTACTGCATTCCATTGGAACGGGGCTCAGATTAATTTGGTAGATACACCGGGGCATGTCGACTTTCTGTCTGAGGTGGAGCGCTCTTTGCGCGTGATGGACTGTGCTGTCCTCATCGTGTCGGCTGTAGAAGGAGTACAGGCACAGACGGAGATGATCTGGAACGGATTGCGTAGATTGGGTATCCCGACCTTGTTATTTGTGAATAAGATGGACCGGGTCGGGGCTGATTCGGAAGCGGTATTGGAGCAAATTCGCAAGCATCTCTCGCCTGATGCCATACCGCTGCAAATCCCACTGGGAAGGGAACAGGAATTCCGTGGTACGATACATCTGTTAGACGAATACTGGGAAAACGGTGAGGAATCGCCCGCAAATAATCGACCTGAACATGGGGGCAACGGAGTAAATCGAACGATTGAAAATAGAAATGACGAGGAAGAGCGGAATCTTGAAGAAGCGCGTAATCGACTCTATGATTTTCTCGCGGAACGGGATGATGCCTTATTTGAGGCCTACTTGGAAAATAATACAGTTCCAGAAGAACGATGGATGAGCACGATGAGTGAAATGATCAGGAAGGCGCTTATTTTTCCGGTCATGTATGGAGCGGCTTCGCGGGGAATAGGCATCCCTGCTCTGCTTGATGCTATCGTACAATATTTGCCTGATGCGGGTGGCAATCCGCAAGGTGCTCTATCTGGCATCGTCTTCAAGATAGAACGGGACAAGATGATGGGGCGGATGGCTTATGTTCGTGTATATGAAGGGAGTATGCGCAACCGGGATATCGTATACAACCATACACAGGGCATTCAGGAGAAAGTGACGCAAATCCGCAAGGTCGAAGGAGGACGTACCGAAGATCTTGGGCTGCTGGAAGCGGGGGATATTGCTGCCGTCTGTGGTCTGACACAGGTCAGAATCGGGGATGTGCTGGGGGGACCTGAGGCGATTCCGCCGGAGGCCCATCTCGCAGTACCATTGCTGACGGTCCGCGTTCATTGGGCGAATGAGGAACAATATCCGCAGGTCGTTCAGGCACTACAGGAGCTGTCCGATGAGGACCCACTGCTCGATGTGCAGTGGCTGCAGGATGAGCGTGAGCTGCATGCCAAGGTGATGGGACCGATTCAGCTCGAAATACTTAGTAGTATTCTAGAGACGCGATATGGATTATCCGTAACCTTCGGGCAGCCTTCGGTCATCTACAAGGAGACGCCGCTGCAGAGCGGTGAGGGCTTCATCGCATATACAATGCCTAAGCCGTGCTGGGCGATACTGCGCTTCAAGATTGAGCCGGGGCCTCGGGGCAGCGGACTGGTCTATGAATCACAGGTCAAAAGCGAGGATTTGCTGGCACAGTACCAGAACGAAGTACAGCGACGAGTACCGGAGGCACTTATGCAGGGACTTCATGGCTGGGAAGTAACCGATCTGAAGGTCACCTTGATATATGGTCAACATCATGTATGGCATACACATCCGCTTGATTTCGCTGTGGCGACGCCAATGGGGATGATGGATGGCTTAGCGAATACAGGAACAGCATTGCTGGAGCCGATGCTACGTGTGCGGATCATCGTCCCTGAAGAGAATGGGGGCCGGGTCATGAACGATCTGGTGCAGATGCGTGGTACCTACGATCCGCCTGTGCTTCAAGGAGAGCGGATGTTGATTGAAGGTAGGGTTCCGCTTGCGACATCGATGAATTACCCGGTAGAGCTCAGTTCCTATACGAAGGGACGCAGTACATTCGCTTCCTTCTTCGACGGCTATGAGCCCTGTCCGCCAGAAGTGAAGGCGGTAAGACAGCGCCGAGGTGTTAGTCCTCTGGACCAGGCAAAATATATACTTAGCGTAAGAAAAGCGCTGCAAGGATGA